CCAAATTGCACCTGATGCCCTGCAGCACAAGACCATACTGATCACCGGTGCAGGTGATGGAATTGGCCGAGTTGCCGCGCTAAGTTACGCCGCGCATGGCGCAACCGTGATATTACTGGGTAAAACCGTGAAAAAACTGGAAGCGGTATATGATGAAATTATTGCTCTTGGCGGCCCACAACCGGCAATTGTGCCACTGGATTTAATGGGCGCCAGCGAGCAGCACTACCAAGATATGGCTGAAACAATTGCTGAACAATTTGGGGCGTTAGATGGCTTGCTGCACAATGCGGGATTACTCGGGGTATTAGGACCAATTGAACATACCGACTTAAAAAGTTTTCAGGATGTTATGCAAGTCAATGTCACAGCTCAGCTAATGATGACCAAGGCACTATTACCCATCCTGCGCCAAGCAAAAC
This region of Shewanella sp. NFH-SH190041 genomic DNA includes:
- a CDS encoding YciK family oxidoreductase gives rise to the protein MLEYQIAPDALQHKTILITGAGDGIGRVAALSYAAHGATVILLGKTVKKLEAVYDEIIALGGPQPAIVPLDLMGASEQHYQDMAETIAEQFGALDGLLHNAGLLGVLGPIEHTDLKSFQDVMQVNVTAQLMMTKALLPILRQAKHASVLFTSSGVGRQGRAYWGGYAISKFATEGLMQVLAHECEGSSVRVNSINPGPTRTAMRASAYPAENPATLLTAEQIMPTYLYLMSDQSIAENGNAFSAQ